The Panicum virgatum strain AP13 chromosome 5K, P.virgatum_v5, whole genome shotgun sequence genome has a window encoding:
- the LOC120708845 gene encoding uncharacterized protein LOC120708845, whose amino-acid sequence MQEAAGGDVTGAEDGADDVFFCVAATSRGNRSSISYFHTNAAGDDAQSALALAALCLDHAPEHHQWHHHTVAGARTFAFLSAGDGRTYFAAADPTPGAAEVVRFLERVRDACDAAPRKRLRDEAVAHVARQFEQQLRAAAAGASSGAGDSAALPGASPRELAPPTPMAPRTPAARRTRSTSGLERNVAPCSRVGRARGRGGARGGATRWS is encoded by the coding sequence ATGcaggaggccgccggcggcgacgtcaCCGGCGCGGAAGATGGCGCGGACGATGTCTTCTTCTGCGTGGCCGCGACGTCGAGGGGCAACAGGAGCAGCATCTCCTACTTCCACACCAacgcggccggcgacgacgcccAGTCGGCCCTCGCGCTGGCCGCGCTCTGCCTCGACCACGCGCCCGAGCACCACCAGTGGCACCACCACACCGTCGCCGGGGCGAGGACGTTCGCGTTCCTCTCGGCCGGCGACGGCCGCACGTACTTCGCCGCCGCGGACCcgacgccgggcgccgccgaggTGGTCCGGTTCCTGGAgcgcgtccgcgacgcgtgCGACGCCGCGCCCAGGAAGCGCCTGCGCGACGAGGCCGTGGCCCACGTCGCACGGCAGTTCGAGCAGCAGctgcgggccgcggcggcgggggcgagttCCGGCGCGGGGGACTCGGCGGCGCTTCCCGGAGCCTCGCCGCGggagctggcgccgcccacgcctatggcgccgcggacgccggcggcgagaaggacGAGGAGCACCAGCGGGCTGGAGCGCAACGTCGCGCCTTGCAGCCGGGTGGGGAGAGCGCGCGGGCGCGGTGGCGCTCGTGGTGGCGCCACGCGGTGGTCGTGA